A genomic stretch from Bacteroidota bacterium includes:
- the rsmI gene encoding 16S rRNA (cytidine(1402)-2'-O)-methyltransferase: protein MSGKLYIVPTPIGNLDDITLRAIQILKQADTILAEDTRTSSVLLKHHGIQTNMIAHHKFNEHKSLQKIIELLQAGKTIALISDAGTPGISDPGFLIVRECIQHNIGVETLAGATAFVPALINSGLPAHEFLFIGFLPIKKGRETKLKEIATEKRTIILYESPYRIVKTLQQLLEFTGDRKISVSRELSKKFEETVRGNISEVILHFTIKAPKGEFVIVLEGLH from the coding sequence ATGTCGGGCAAATTATATATCGTACCCACACCAATCGGTAATCTGGATGATATTACTTTGCGAGCAATACAAATATTAAAACAAGCAGATACAATTCTTGCAGAAGACACTCGCACTTCATCGGTATTATTAAAACATCACGGCATTCAAACCAACATGATTGCCCATCATAAATTCAATGAACATAAATCACTTCAAAAAATCATTGAACTATTACAAGCCGGAAAAACAATTGCATTAATTTCTGATGCAGGCACACCCGGAATTTCCGATCCGGGGTTTTTAATTGTAAGAGAATGTATTCAACATAATATTGGTGTAGAAACATTGGCAGGTGCTACGGCATTTGTTCCTGCATTAATTAATTCAGGATTACCGGCTCACGAATTTTTATTCATTGGATTTCTTCCGATAAAAAAAGGAAGAGAAACAAAACTGAAAGAAATTGCCACAGAAAAACGCACAATCATTTTATACGAATCTCCCTATCGCATTGTAAAAACATTACAGCAATTATTGGAATTTACAGGCGATAGAAAAATAAGTGTGTCGAGAGAGCTGAGTAAGAAGTTTGAAGAAACAGTGAGGGGAAATATTTCGGAAGTAATACTACACTTTACCATTAAAGCACCAAAGGGAGAATTTGTAATTGTATTGGAAGGATTACATTAA
- the purS gene encoding phosphoribosylformylglycinamidine synthase subunit PurS, protein MEFKAKINIMPLKELLDPKGKAVAGSMKNLDLDLIKDVRIGKHIHLLIEAADEEQARHATDTACKKLLANPIMESYTFEITPA, encoded by the coding sequence ATGGAATTTAAGGCGAAGATTAATATTATGCCATTGAAAGAATTGTTAGACCCAAAAGGAAAAGCAGTGGCAGGCAGTATGAAAAATTTAGATTTGGATTTAATAAAAGATGTGCGCATTGGCAAACACATTCATTTATTAATAGAAGCTGCTGATGAAGAACAAGCACGCCATGCAACAGATACTGCTTGTAAAAAATTATTAGCAAATCCGATAATGGAAAGTTATACTTTCGAAATTACACCTGCGTAA
- a CDS encoding CDP-alcohol phosphatidyltransferase family protein produces MRIIKNLPNILTLINLFLGCLAIIYIFYDHFIIIDAQRNTYVDMGKIEIASLCIFIAAIIDFLDGFVARLLHAQSAIGKQLDSLADVVTFGVVPGVIMYQLIARSYYTSADAFEYPILYYAIGFVITMGAAYRLAKFNVDERQTTEFLGLPTPAMALFVASLPILILRNEFGMAELLTNKWILIAMVFLLTYLMVSEIPMMSLKIKSLGWKENSWTILLLIISGLIIIFSVAVLQSIFIIIPILILTYILLSIIKNIKENGI; encoded by the coding sequence TTTTTTATGATCACTTTATAATTATTGATGCGCAGCGCAATACTTATGTGGACATGGGTAAAATAGAAATTGCAAGTCTGTGTATTTTCATTGCAGCAATTATTGATTTTTTAGATGGATTTGTTGCGAGATTATTACATGCGCAAAGTGCAATCGGCAAACAGTTGGATTCACTTGCGGATGTAGTAACATTTGGTGTAGTGCCAGGTGTAATAATGTATCAATTAATTGCAAGATCGTATTACACATCAGCCGATGCTTTTGAATATCCGATATTGTATTATGCCATTGGTTTTGTAATTACCATGGGTGCGGCATATCGTTTGGCAAAGTTTAATGTGGATGAACGACAGACAACAGAATTTTTAGGTTTGCCTACACCGGCAATGGCATTATTTGTTGCTTCATTACCTATTCTTATTTTAAGAAATGAATTTGGAATGGCAGAACTATTAACCAACAAATGGATATTAATTGCAATGGTTTTTTTACTTACGTATTTAATGGTAAGCGAAATTCCGATGATGAGTTTAAAAATAAAATCGTTGGGATGGAAAGAAAATAGCTGGACAATTTTATTACTAATTATCAGCGGATTAATTATCATATTCAGTGTTGCAGTATTGCAATCTATTTTTATAATTATCCCGATACTTATTTTAACCTATATACTTTTATCAATAATAAAAAACATTAAAGAAAATGGAATTTAA
- a CDS encoding Omp28-related outer membrane protein has translation MNRLRSLTVIIICILFSISNANAQARKYPLFEHFTQASCGPCADQNPSFSAVYNQNESDVHHIAYHTSWPGTDPMYSANPAESNAITSYYGVSGVPSIFIDGDAIPAGPIGVNQQMIDDEIALTSPIIVYVNETTDGTTRNVSVKITTVGTVPSGSYRIKAAAVEKLITYGSAPGSNGEKEFPNVFRLFLNGSSGEVITLPAEGSSATYDFSYTLDAGWNAEEIYSLVWIQDYSTKDILNSGASNDPRVRMTADGYNFVEGSAETLSSLNAESDNTSDFTTNAEFILSSTLPADWSASFVIDGSTYTETTTLAYTESDLKDITINVTPGSTPELGIVTLKIYNPDATASVPSILKYYVISGITDLVVDNNAPYGNGNPYGYYSFETFIPEGLELAGNTTFASTTDDIMSKGFEADALNKVKFIYYNVGWSFPSITAEEVPSLESYLDGGGRLFIAGQDIGWEIMDPLSFYLDPATESFYTNYLHAGYISDAATSVTQLTAVTTDTYFGSAGVTSFKKPYGPTYFYPDQIETIDEFGFPILYYNDLDTKVAGIRAEKDDYKIVYLGVGVEMFMDEDVRAEFIKLTHDYFREGYTGIEFENAVQALLGNAYPNPANSITTIAIQNMNTPMQIIVTDLSGRKVMMQDVSAGASTVQLNTSNLGSGLYFYYLTDGNTKTSTQKLEIIK, from the coding sequence ATGAATAGATTAAGATCATTAACGGTAATTATTATTTGTATTTTATTTTCAATATCAAATGCAAATGCTCAGGCCAGAAAATATCCCCTATTCGAACATTTTACACAAGCATCATGTGGTCCATGTGCTGACCAAAATCCCAGCTTCAGTGCGGTGTACAATCAAAATGAATCAGATGTGCATCATATCGCATATCACACAAGCTGGCCGGGAACTGACCCGATGTATTCAGCAAATCCAGCTGAAAGCAACGCAATAACAAGTTATTATGGTGTATCTGGTGTACCATCAATTTTTATTGATGGAGATGCAATTCCTGCCGGACCGATTGGAGTGAATCAACAAATGATTGATGATGAAATTGCCTTAACCAGTCCAATCATTGTTTATGTAAATGAAACTACTGATGGAACTACAAGAAATGTAAGTGTGAAGATTACAACAGTAGGTACAGTACCTTCAGGATCTTACAGAATAAAAGCAGCAGCAGTAGAAAAACTCATAACCTACGGTTCAGCTCCGGGAAGTAACGGTGAAAAAGAATTTCCCAATGTATTCCGTTTATTTTTAAATGGTAGTTCAGGAGAAGTAATTACTTTGCCTGCTGAAGGAAGCAGCGCAACTTATGATTTCTCTTATACATTAGATGCAGGATGGAATGCTGAAGAAATCTATTCATTAGTTTGGATTCAAGATTACTCCACTAAAGATATTTTAAATTCTGGTGCATCCAATGATCCAAGAGTTAGAATGACTGCAGATGGATATAACTTTGTAGAGGGCTCAGCAGAAACACTCTCTTCTTTAAATGCAGAGTCAGATAACACTTCAGATTTTACTACCAATGCTGAATTTATATTGAGCAGCACCCTTCCCGCAGATTGGTCTGCATCCTTTGTAATTGATGGAAGTACTTATACAGAAACAACTACTTTGGCTTATACAGAAAGTGATTTAAAAGATATTACAATCAATGTTACTCCGGGTTCAACTCCTGAACTGGGAATAGTTACTTTAAAGATTTACAATCCGGATGCAACAGCCTCTGTTCCATCAATTTTAAAATACTATGTTATTTCAGGTATCACTGATTTAGTAGTGGACAATAATGCACCTTACGGTAATGGTAACCCTTATGGTTATTACAGCTTTGAAACTTTTATTCCGGAAGGATTAGAACTAGCAGGGAATACCACATTTGCATCAACTACTGATGATATTATGAGCAAAGGATTCGAGGCAGATGCCTTGAATAAAGTGAAATTCATCTATTATAATGTAGGCTGGTCATTCCCATCTATTACAGCAGAGGAGGTTCCTTCCTTAGAATCTTATTTAGATGGTGGTGGAAGATTATTTATTGCCGGTCAAGATATAGGCTGGGAAATAATGGATCCGCTTTCTTTTTATTTAGACCCTGCAACAGAAAGTTTCTATACCAATTATTTACATGCCGGCTATATATCTGATGCAGCTACAAGTGTAACCCAATTAACAGCAGTTACTACAGATACTTATTTTGGATCTGCCGGTGTTACCTCTTTTAAAAAACCTTATGGCCCTACTTATTTTTATCCTGATCAAATTGAAACCATAGATGAATTTGGATTTCCTATTTTATATTACAATGATCTCGACACTAAAGTAGCAGGTATCCGTGCAGAAAAAGATGATTATAAAATTGTGTATCTCGGTGTTGGTGTTGAAATGTTTATGGATGAAGATGTGCGAGCAGAATTTATAAAACTTACACATGATTATTTTAGAGAAGGCTATACTGGCATCGAATTTGAAAATGCGGTACAAGCTTTATTAGGCAATGCATATCCTAATCCAGCAAATTCAATAACCACAATAGCAATTCAAAATATGAACACACCAATGCAAATCATTGTTACAGATTTAAGTGGACGGAAAGTGATGATGCAGGATGTGAGTGCTGGTGCATCTACAGTACAATTAAATACAAGTAATTTAGGAAGTGGTTTATATTTTTATTACCTTACCGATGGCAATACAAAAACAAGTACTCAAAAATTAGAAATTATAAAATAA
- a CDS encoding acyl-CoA dehydrogenase family protein — protein MSEVKEILTVLKGAEFLIRESKPEEIFIPEDLNEEQKMIRDMAKEFVDTQVFTQLDAIDSQQPGLVPSLLEAAGELGLLGISVPEKYQGFEKDFNTETAVAEIVGAAHAFSVSFLAHTGIGTLPILYFGTEEQKQKYLPNLVKGVLKVSYCLTEPGSGSDALAAKTKAVLSEDGKNYILNGQKMWITNAGFSDIFIVFAKIDGKDFTAFIVERNSEGLSIGAEEHKMGIKGSSTCQVFFENCKVPVENILGEKGRGHIIAFNILNIGRYKLCAAAIGGCKRSATISVKYANEREQFGTAIANFGAIKYKISEQAIRTFAVESALWRTSNMIDDKEKAFLTEGKSLAEANLAAAEEFAIECAMLKVLGSEVLDYVVDEAVQIYGGYGYSEEYPVARAYRDSRINRIFEGTNEINRLLTMDMLLKRAMKGELDLMTPAFAIQKELMSVPDFGSDEEGMFAQEIKAVRNMKKAFLLVAGAAVQKLMIQLKDEQEILMAASDVLMEIFAAESMLLRIMKLQNRKSETEMAVYKDMMQVFINDSLDRVHRSGTTAINSFATADDQKMMLLGLKRFTKYPSINTTASRRRIADVIIAANAYCF, from the coding sequence ATGTCAGAAGTAAAAGAAATTTTAACTGTATTAAAAGGCGCTGAATTTTTAATCAGAGAATCAAAACCGGAAGAGATATTTATTCCCGAAGATTTAAATGAAGAACAAAAAATGATTCGGGATATGGCAAAAGAATTTGTAGATACACAAGTATTTACTCAATTGGATGCAATAGATAGTCAGCAACCCGGATTGGTACCTTCATTACTTGAAGCGGCAGGTGAACTTGGATTGTTAGGAATATCTGTTCCTGAAAAATATCAAGGTTTTGAAAAAGATTTTAATACAGAAACTGCGGTTGCTGAAATTGTAGGAGCAGCACATGCATTCTCAGTTTCCTTTTTAGCACATACCGGAATCGGCACATTACCTATTTTATATTTTGGCACCGAAGAACAAAAACAAAAGTATTTACCCAATCTCGTTAAGGGTGTTTTAAAAGTTTCTTATTGTCTTACAGAACCCGGTTCCGGTTCGGATGCACTTGCTGCAAAAACAAAAGCAGTGTTATCAGAAGATGGAAAAAATTATATCCTCAATGGACAAAAAATGTGGATCACCAATGCAGGCTTTTCAGATATTTTTATTGTGTTTGCCAAAATTGATGGAAAGGATTTTACTGCATTTATTGTGGAAAGAAATTCGGAGGGTTTAAGTATTGGAGCAGAAGAACATAAGATGGGAATTAAAGGCTCTTCTACATGTCAGGTATTTTTCGAAAATTGTAAAGTGCCTGTAGAAAATATTCTGGGAGAAAAAGGTAGAGGACATATTATTGCATTTAATATTTTAAATATCGGCAGATATAAATTATGTGCTGCTGCAATTGGTGGTTGTAAACGCAGTGCAACTATTTCTGTAAAATATGCAAATGAACGTGAGCAATTCGGAACTGCCATTGCAAATTTCGGAGCTATTAAATATAAAATATCCGAACAAGCCATTCGCACTTTTGCAGTGGAATCTGCATTGTGGCGCACCAGTAATATGATTGATGATAAAGAGAAAGCATTCTTGACAGAAGGTAAATCATTGGCCGAAGCAAACCTTGCAGCGGCAGAAGAATTTGCAATAGAATGTGCAATGTTGAAAGTGCTTGGTTCGGAAGTATTGGATTATGTGGTGGATGAAGCTGTACAGATTTATGGTGGTTATGGTTATTCGGAAGAATATCCTGTTGCAAGAGCATATCGTGATTCACGCATCAACAGAATTTTTGAAGGCACTAACGAAATAAATCGTTTGCTTACAATGGATATGCTATTGAAACGTGCTATGAAAGGCGAGTTGGATTTAATGACTCCTGCATTTGCAATTCAAAAAGAATTGATGAGTGTTCCGGATTTTGGCAGCGATGAAGAAGGGATGTTTGCACAGGAAATAAAAGCAGTGCGCAATATGAAAAAAGCATTTCTATTAGTTGCCGGTGCAGCGGTTCAAAAATTGATGATACAATTAAAAGATGAACAGGAAATATTAATGGCAGCATCAGATGTGTTGATGGAAATATTTGCTGCGGAAAGTATGTTGCTCCGTATCATGAAATTGCAAAATAGAAAATCAGAAACTGAAATGGCTGTTTATAAAGATATGATGCAGGTATTTATTAATGATTCTTTGGATCGAGTTCATCGTTCAGGAACCACAGCAATAAATTCATTTGCAACCGCGGATGATCAGAAAATGATGTTGCTTGGATTAAAACGCTTTACTAAATATCCATCTATTAATACAACAGCATCACGAAGAAGAATTGCAGATGTAATCATTGCTGCAAATGCATATTGTTTTTAA
- a CDS encoding FAD-binding protein has protein sequence MSDKESLTNYSHDETEDLHFTPHIVVKPRTPNEISEILKIANEYKIPVTPMGARTGLSGGALPVFGGIALSMERFNSILKIDERNMQVIVEPGVITEVLQNAVKEKGLFYPPDPASRGSCFIGGNIAENSGGPKAVKYGVVKDYVLNLEVVLPTGEIIWTGANVLKNATGYNLTQLIVGSEGTLGVVTKIVLKLLPYPQFNMLMLIPFRDATKACEAVSAVFRKGIIPSAMEFMERDALLWAKEFMSDVQIEIPDDVQAHLLVEVDGNREDILMQECEEIATVMDAFDCDEILFAENEKQKEELWRMRRKIAEAVKANSIYKEEDTVVPRAELPVLLLGVKEIGNRYGFKSVCYGHAGDGNLHVNIIKGDLSEDIWEKQLPDAIKEIFTLVVKLGGTISAEHGIGWVQKPYMPIAFDKTQLELFKKIKIMFDPNNILNPGKVIDIN, from the coding sequence ATGTCGGACAAAGAATCCTTGACGAATTATAGTCATGATGAAACTGAGGATCTGCATTTTACACCGCATATTGTGGTGAAGCCACGCACTCCAAATGAGATTTCGGAAATTCTGAAAATAGCAAACGAATATAAAATTCCGGTTACACCAATGGGTGCCCGCACCGGATTAAGTGGAGGAGCTTTGCCGGTTTTCGGTGGCATTGCCCTCAGTATGGAACGGTTTAATTCTATTCTTAAAATTGATGAGCGCAATATGCAGGTAATAGTAGAACCCGGCGTAATTACTGAAGTATTGCAGAATGCGGTGAAAGAAAAAGGATTATTCTATCCCCCGGATCCTGCAAGCAGAGGAAGTTGTTTTATAGGTGGAAATATTGCTGAAAATAGCGGCGGACCCAAAGCAGTGAAATATGGCGTAGTAAAAGATTATGTGTTGAATCTGGAAGTGGTGTTGCCAACCGGAGAAATTATTTGGACTGGTGCAAATGTTTTAAAAAATGCAACCGGTTATAATCTCACCCAATTAATTGTAGGCAGCGAAGGTACTCTTGGTGTTGTTACAAAAATCGTTTTAAAACTTTTGCCCTACCCGCAATTTAATATGCTCATGCTCATTCCATTTCGGGATGCTACCAAAGCTTGTGAAGCAGTGAGTGCTGTTTTTAGAAAAGGTATTATTCCAAGTGCAATGGAATTTATGGAGAGAGATGCACTGCTGTGGGCAAAAGAATTTATGTCCGATGTACAAATAGAAATACCCGATGATGTGCAAGCGCATTTGTTGGTGGAAGTGGATGGCAACAGAGAAGATATTTTAATGCAAGAGTGCGAAGAAATTGCAACAGTGATGGATGCATTTGATTGTGATGAAATTTTATTCGCCGAGAATGAAAAACAAAAAGAAGAACTGTGGCGCATGCGAAGAAAAATTGCAGAAGCAGTAAAAGCAAATTCAATTTATAAAGAGGAAGATACCGTTGTGCCCAGAGCTGAACTTCCTGTTTTGCTTTTGGGTGTAAAAGAAATCGGAAATCGCTATGGATTTAAAAGTGTCTGCTATGGTCATGCCGGTGATGGCAATCTGCATGTGAATATTATTAAAGGTGATTTGAGTGAAGACATTTGGGAAAAACAATTACCTGATGCAATTAAAGAAATATTTACACTCGTGGTAAAATTAGGTGGAACCATCTCCGCTGAACATGGAATTGGTTGGGTGCAAAAGCCTTATATGCCCATTGCATTTGACAAAACGCAACTTGAATTATTTAAAAAAATAAAAATAATGTTCGACCCGAATAATATTTTAAATCCAGGAAAAGTTATTGATATCAATTAA
- a CDS encoding acetyl-CoA C-acyltransferase, translating into MKEAYIIAGLRTAVGKAGRGVFRFTRPDDLAVDVIKQLLASVPQLDPKRVEDLIVGNAVPEAEQGLQVGRMIGVRALPIATGGMTVNRYCASGVETIAIATAKIRSGMADCIIAGGTESMSLVPTTGWRTVLNYEVAKSHPDYYIGMGLTAEAVAKDFNISREASDKFSLESHQKAIHAIESGIFKEGIAPIEVTEIFVNDKNKRAEKKYVVDTDEGPRKDTSLEALAKLKPVFAANGIVTAGNSSQTSDGAAFVIVMSERMVKELNLQPLARLVSCATVGVEPRIMGIGPVAAIPKALKMANLTLNDIDLIELNEAFACQALAVIQEAGLNKEIVNINGGAVALGHPLGCTGTKLTVQIMHDLKRLNKKYGMVTACVGGGQGIAGIYERLN; encoded by the coding sequence ATGAAAGAAGCATATATAATAGCAGGATTAAGAACCGCAGTCGGCAAAGCCGGTAGAGGTGTATTTCGTTTTACAAGACCGGATGATTTAGCCGTGGATGTAATTAAACAATTATTAGCATCTGTTCCGCAATTAGATCCGAAAAGAGTGGAAGATTTAATTGTCGGAAATGCAGTGCCTGAAGCAGAACAAGGTTTACAGGTTGGAAGAATGATTGGAGTGCGGGCATTGCCGATTGCAACAGGAGGAATGACTGTAAATCGATATTGTGCAAGTGGTGTGGAAACTATTGCAATTGCCACAGCAAAAATCAGAAGTGGAATGGCTGATTGTATAATAGCAGGTGGAACAGAAAGCATGAGTTTAGTGCCGACAACAGGATGGAGAACTGTATTAAATTATGAAGTAGCAAAATCACATCCTGATTATTATATCGGAATGGGATTAACTGCAGAGGCAGTGGCAAAAGATTTTAATATCAGCAGAGAAGCATCTGATAAATTTTCTTTGGAATCACATCAAAAAGCAATTCATGCAATTGAAAGTGGAATTTTTAAAGAGGGTATTGCACCGATAGAAGTAACAGAAATTTTTGTGAATGATAAAAATAAAAGAGCGGAGAAAAAGTATGTAGTGGATACTGATGAAGGACCGAGAAAAGATACTTCGTTAGAGGCACTTGCAAAGCTAAAACCTGTGTTTGCTGCAAATGGAATTGTAACTGCAGGTAACTCATCTCAAACTTCTGATGGAGCTGCTTTTGTAATTGTGATGAGTGAACGTATGGTGAAAGAATTAAATCTTCAACCACTCGCAAGATTAGTAAGTTGTGCAACCGTGGGAGTGGAGCCTCGCATTATGGGAATTGGTCCGGTGGCTGCAATTCCGAAGGCATTGAAAATGGCAAATCTCACTTTGAATGATATTGATTTGATAGAATTAAATGAAGCATTTGCTTGCCAGGCATTAGCAGTAATTCAAGAAGCAGGATTGAATAAAGAAATTGTAAATATAAATGGCGGGGCTGTTGCACTTGGTCATCCATTGGGATGCACCGGAACAAAATTGACTGTGCAAATAATGCATGATTTAAAACGCCTGAATAAAAAATATGGAATGGTAACCGCATGCGTTGGTGGCGGACAAGGTATTGCAGGTATATATGAACGATTGAATTAA
- a CDS encoding T9SS type A sorting domain-containing protein, which produces MKNFLIVLSFTVAGLVSAQSNLELTPNPASILGNSIDAAVIEVEIINNGLEPQDYLWRRTVNDIPAEWFSFVCDPNLCYGPNQDVPAMSFVITPENHKLKITFSPNGIPGTGYGEIEVYSTTDSANYNAIVSLTADLNATGFHSPNVDNTFTVYPNPANEIVNVMASFSADIHAIKILNIVGKEVVYNVWNAGNGRMIINTNTLPEGIYFVQFLGEGNNILSTKKIAVKH; this is translated from the coding sequence ATGAAAAATTTTTTAATCGTATTAAGCTTTACAGTTGCAGGATTAGTTTCTGCACAGTCAAATTTAGAATTAACTCCAAATCCGGCAAGTATCTTAGGTAATTCAATAGATGCTGCTGTGATAGAAGTTGAAATTATTAATAATGGCCTCGAACCTCAGGACTATTTATGGCGTCGTACTGTAAATGATATTCCTGCTGAATGGTTCAGTTTTGTGTGTGATCCAAACTTATGTTATGGCCCTAATCAGGATGTTCCTGCAATGAGTTTTGTAATTACTCCTGAAAATCATAAATTGAAAATAACATTTTCACCTAACGGAATTCCCGGAACAGGTTACGGAGAAATAGAAGTGTATAGCACTACGGATAGTGCAAATTATAATGCCATTGTTTCTTTAACGGCAGATCTTAATGCTACAGGATTTCACTCACCAAATGTAGATAATACATTTACAGTGTATCCAAATCCTGCCAATGAAATAGTGAATGTGATGGCATCTTTCAGTGCAGACATTCATGCGATAAAAATTTTAAATATTGTAGGTAAAGAAGTAGTGTATAATGTTTGGAATGCAGGCAATGGTCGTATGATTATAAATACGAATACTTTACCTGAAGGAATATATTTCGTACAATTTTTAGGTGAAGGCAATAACATTCTTTCAACTAAAAAGATAGCTGTTAAACATTAA